From the genome of Papaver somniferum cultivar HN1 unplaced genomic scaffold, ASM357369v1 unplaced-scaffold_75, whole genome shotgun sequence, one region includes:
- the LOC113344263 gene encoding late embryogenesis abundant protein 1-like: MSSNQSFNAGATKGHAQAKTQEWVESAKGTAQSARDKTADAAQSTSDSAQLKKEEASGFLQQTGEQVINMAQGAMDSVKSTLGVGDNNPHNK; the protein is encoded by the exons ATGTCTTCTAATCAGAGTTTCAATGCAGGTGCAACTAAAGGCCATGCACAG GCTAAAACACAGGAGTGGGTTGAGTCTGCCAAGGGCACAGCTCAATCGGCAAGGGACAAGACAGCAGATGCTGCCCAATCCACTTCTGACTCTGCCCAACTGAAAAAAGAGGAGGCATCTGGCTTCCTTCAACAG ACTGGAGAACAGGTGATAAACATGGCACAAGGTGCAATGGACAGCGTCAAGAGTACACTTGGAGTTGGTGACAATAACCCACACAACAAATAG